A region of Cryptococcus decagattii chromosome 3, complete sequence DNA encodes the following proteins:
- a CDS encoding histone acetyltransferase ESA1 translates to MSPSTPSTPHGRGSGSEPGTPAPSVAVGGSYTIDDVVPGVKIYVIKPLSNGQAEQRRAEILSTRPKPKPSAFAPPPHPDAPPPDPRDDTEYYVHYVEFNKRLDEWVGGSRLVLSKEMEWPKAKDDPKKKDRPGKAQPSKATPSRATGSPIPSDSLLKKAANKAAMAAGKAAPGKAIPSSKLGKASKIGKAGKIPQKRKAKTETDAEAEEESNEDNDALGEEEDLDEDGDVTLVESDGAIDPSREVVAAPSNPRAAPQVFSKKQEIEKLRTSGSMTQSHSEISRVKNLNKLQIGKHEVETWYFSPYPIEYAHLPVLYICEFCLLYYPSATQLRRHRSKCTLLHPPGNEIYRHEGISFFEIDGRKQRTWCRNLCLISKCFLDHKTLYYDVDPFLYYCMTIKDDYGCHLIGYFSKEKESAEGYNVACILTLPQHQRKGYGRLLIEFSYELSKVEGKLGSPEKPLSDLGLLGYRAYWQEKIVELLLDSDYEISLDEIAQKTSITHGDIMHTCQALQMIKYYKNSHIIHLTDAVIEQHKKTKAKPRRAINPAYLKWKPPVFSRAQLAFGF, encoded by the exons ATGTCGCCGTCAACACCATCAACTCCTCATGGTCGAGGGAGTGGTAGCGAACCGGGTACTCCTGCGCCATCCGTGGCCGTTGGAGGATCATATACAATTGAT GATGTCGTTCCTGGAGTGAAGATCTATGTCATCAAACCCCTTTCGAACGGCCAGGCCGAGCAACGCAGAGCGGAAATCCTTTCCACCCGTCCTAAACCCAAACCTTCAGCCTTTGCACCTCCACCGCATCCTGATGCACCCCCTCCCGACCCAAGAGACGATACAGAGTACTACGTTCATTATGTCGAGTTTAATAAACGTCTAGATGAATGGGTCGGCGGAAGTAGACTGGTGTTAAGTAAAGAAATGGAATGGCCGAAAGCAAAGGATGATccaaagaaaaaggacAGGCCCGGGAAAGCTCAGCCTTCTAAGGCTACCCCATCTAGGGCCACTGGTTCACCTATCCCTTCCGATAGTCTTCTGAAGAAGGCGGCGAATAAGGCTGCCATGGCTGCAGGTAAAGCTGCTCCAGGGAAAGCTATACCTTCTTCAAAACTTGGAAAGGCTAGCAAAATTGGGAAAGCTGGCAAAATCCCTCAAAAGCGGAAGGCTAAAACAGAGACGGAcgcagaagcagaagaggagagtAATGAGGATAATGACGCATTaggcgaggaagaagatttggaCGAAGACGGTGATGTGACCTTAGTCGAATCGGATGGCGCCATCGACCCCAGTCGTGAAGTTGTTGCCGCCCCTTCAAATCCCCGGGCGGCGCCCCAAGTGTTCTCCAAAAAACAAGAAATCGAAAAACTCAGGACGTCTGGCTCCATGACGCAGTCTCATTCAGAGATCAGCAGGGTCAAAAATCTTAACAAGCTTCAAATCGGGAAGCATGAAGTTGAGACATGGTATTTCTCTCCTTATCCGATTGAATACGCACATCTTCCAGTTCTTTACATTTGCGAATTCTGCCTTCTTTACTATCCTTCTGCCACACAACTAAGGCGACATAGATCGAAATGTACTCTTCTGCATCCTCCAGGCAACGAAATTTACCGCCATGAAGGTATTTCGTTTTTCGAAATCGATGGTCGAAAGCAACGCACTTGGTGCAGGAACCTATGTCTCATCTCCAAATGCTTCCTTGACCATAAAACCTTGTACTACGATGTCGACCCTTTCCTTTACTACTGTATGACGATCAAAGATGACTACGGCTGCCATCTTATTGGTTACTTTTcgaaggaaaaggagtcAGCCGAGGGGTATAATGTTGCCTGTATTCTGACTCTACCTCAACACCAGAGAAAGGGTTACGGTCGACTTCTGATCGAGTTTTCGTACGAGCTGTCAAAAGTGGAAGGAAAGCTGGGAAGTCCTGAGAAGCCTTTATCGGATCTGGGTTTGTTGGGTTATCGGGCATATTggcaggagaagattgtcGAGTTGCTACTGGACAGTGATTATGAGATCAGCCTGGACGAGATCGCCCAAAAAACGTCAATCACTCATGGCGATATCATGCACAC TTGCCAGGCCCTACAAATGATCAAATATTACAAGAACAGCCATATTATCCATCTGACGGATGCTGTTATTGAACAACACAAGAAGACAAAAGCTAAACCTCGGCGCGCCATTAACCCAGCGTATTTGAAATGGAAGCCGCCAGTCTTTAGTAGAGCCCAATTGGCGTTTGGTTTCTAA